ATTTTCACTTCATGGAATAGCATTTTACGACGAAATTTTCAAAAGTTACATGCAATTTACGTTGTAGATTTATAAAACTTATTATAATTACTAGTATAATGTAATTTATCGATCAATATAGATAGACCCCACCCACATGAGATGGACGCGGATCCTCTGAGTTTGCGTAGCAAAGTTACGAGCGTGCAGTTACATCCTATCCGCCGTCCATTATCATCCGGCGGTTTAAACTCATTCTCCTaattcctttcttcttcctctattcCTTACTCGGTTGCTCCCTTCGTTGCACAGCTTCATGGCCGCCTGCCGTCGTCGGATTGCAAGAAACTTCAATCGCATCATTACTTATGCAAAAAACGGAAAGGGGTTCGCTGCAGGTGTGACTGCGTGAACAGAGATGATCTGTCTCATCCTGTCATCCACGGAACGACAACCATTCGCGCTAATAGAGCTTGCTGATGACATGAGGAGACGATACCAAGGGCATCCTCGAAATATCAGCTCGTTAAGTACTGATGAGAGTCCATCAAATGCAATAAATGCCCATACTGGAGAAGCTGATGTTCAAATTCGGTGGTCTTGGACTCTGGGTAAGATCGTGCAAAGGGAGAAGCTTCAACAATAATCGGATGCCATTTTTCTTGTTGCGACAGCAATCTGACTAAGACAGAAGCTGTAgccttaaaataaaattttcaacaacatgtgtagcgcccgttccgtcttggcgcctagcgggaaaactagctcttaaaaatcctatttgcgaaatccgtttctttgcttgttgtctagtgcccgtgccatctcaggtctcaaatccccgatccatcgtcgagttcaatcccgaatccaaatccttcccaaatcaaatccctccgcaaaagtctattttgcctccctagggttcgatgggccgaatccctctcggcccatctccccctccctccccggctcgctctctctctctctctctccctctcccccgctctgcccgagcgctgctcgcgcgagcgcgggagccgcgccgagccctccctcctgccccgctgccattcccgccgacgccgccaaatcgtcgccgtgtgccgttgcttcccgcgcgcgcgcgccgtggtggccgaccgcctggtcgccgccgccgtcagcctctgccgcgcctgccgcgcctgccgcccgcgccattgccgtccctctcgccgaccgccgccgacgcgtgtgccggaggagccggcacgagcaaggacgcggaaggggactccgggcgcgccctcttcttcctcttccccggcccgaggccggagagatcgctcccgtgccgtcggcctctcgtcaccgcgcccttccccgcacggtagtgtcgccctccgttctccctcctcgttccatctcctccccttagactcgggtagtagcacaagtagcctccccgtagctagctggcgccgccccgaccgttgccgccgcccgccgtgtgctcgccgccgtcgccgcccgagctcggaagcgccgctcgtcgccggcctcgctcggcgtagctccgcccaatccgacgctagcaacggattcccgtagccgcgtaaatgctctcaccgccgggaatcgacccctcgtgacctcatcgccgtttcccccttctcctgccgccggttgccgccgccgcaatccgccgccgtcgagcatcccccggcgaatccgagccgttggctcgtctcctctcgtcccgtgaaacctcccggtgtgctcgttttcgcctgtatcgccgtggttcgctccgccgctcgccgccgccgcccgccgtccgtttcggccgtcgtcgtcgtctacctcccgccggcccgcgtggcagccacgtaggcgccacgtcggcgccacctcggccgcgaccgggtcaagcagaccccggtccgccgcttccctccgccccctcgcgcgcgcggtccaccgcgagccgtgaggctgcgcgtgggcccgccgcaccgcgtcctccgcgaaccgcgcgcatgcgccgcgcccccctccccaaaccctagcacgcccgcgtgcacctcgctcacggtgagccgagccgccgacaagcgggtcccactcgggaccacgcgaggatggacccggcccaccggctctctctctcccctccccgcccgcgcgcgccttgggccgccctcttgggccggccggtccattaagctcggccgagccgcccctttctctcgggccgcgccctagccgcccgagggaagtctaatttccctccctctttctttttcttttcttttctttttcaaaaagggtttaaataaatccttttcctttagacaaaaatccaataatcttagaaattcaatatcttcccaaccgtaagtccgtttgactccgttcaacttccaaaattcctcaaatctcgagatctatctaatggcacgcttagaggtcaataatagggctttattttcgccgtttgttgagttgtcccgtttcgcgtgtagtttcggagcccgaagacccgcagtgcgaggatttcgaggatcaagctcaagatctcgagcaaggcaagccacctttgaacatcttgagcctatatttgaacttaattaatttgcttgcaaaatattatgcattgataggattgcacttgatctgtttgccccgtctgcaaggcagaccggtgggcctacccaacttgttgcatctgatccttccactgttaattgttataccatgttcccttgtaaccacctagttgcgcctcgatattcgtgcactctgtgcgagtatcgacggtcgccttcaaacttaaaatctgggtaagttcttgggtaaaacttgggtttttacaaaagactcggaaaacccgacacctgggtcggtgcttgcgaactaaatgaatttccaaaaccgcggaccgggggacgtaccgggagtacggtttcccgctcttgcaattaaggaccgtttccttggaatttcatccgaacataagacaagtacgaccacatgggtggaatgggacacccctggctgagtaattagctaatcgggggagccttgatgccaagagacatgtggattcccggggtggtgtcggggaggacccctgggcttcctggcacagtatggtctgggacctaatctggtgttggtctaggacccctctcgttggcatatggcgaacctgtgtcggctttcgaaatgccttgtcatgaaagccttaaggtctctagtcgtggccgttctgcacgggctggatgatccgggttagtaatgtcatgtgggtaaagtgtaccccctctgcagaggttattaaactgtccgaacagccgtgcccacggtcatgggcggatgtgaggtgattcctagcgtagttttgtttgactactgccttgtgaaattttgctgttgtgaaatgggtttgatgtttggaaaatctgcggctgatgggaccagccaggcccgggtggccgtttgaaagctattggccgggtgccaatcttgatcaattcaaaagactgatacattgcacaaactccgaccggacgagacgcactttctcatccgtgtcgtttgagaagcactcacttagttgtttcaggaaagagttcaaataaaatcaattgcaaaaacaacagcccttctttgaagcctgcattaaacacttatttcccatggcttgctgagtactctcgtactcacccttgctccatataaataatttcccccccccagttgctgaagaagatgaagcggatcccgctgacgaggagttccttcaggagcaagccggctacgatgagttttagggtttcggcctagttcccaagtcgcgcctgtgatgtgtggtccaagtcttggcttccgcgttccttttgtaatgcagttgtgagctcgggatctgtccgcagcccaacatgactgtacccctactctataataaagagacctctgttgctgtgatattctgtcttcctgttataccagcactgttttctgggactggtatcaattaacaggttaatttggagcgtcacgagctagttccgctcgggactagttcggggcgtgacaacaTGTCTACACCTTTTGAGCGGCAGAAATTGCATGCTTTGTTGGCCAAGACCCAAGAGTGACAGCCATGGCGGCCAGCCATGAAGGTACGCAGAAACAGGAGCAAGGAaatgaaagaagaagaaaggagttGGAAGGACGATTTTGGATCGTCGGATGATAACGAACGGTGGATACAACAGAACTGTACGCATGTGACTTTGCAACCCAAGTCAAAGGATCCGCTTCCACAAGAGATGTATGTGCACCATGGTGGGCCGGTCACGTCCGCTCTCCGGTGCAAAGCGTACCGTTTGACCAATCGTGGTAGTGGCTCCGCGTGGGGCACGGCCGGCTCACTACTGTTCCCCATCAAAAACCAAAACGCCCCGACCGCGCCGCGCCACTCCGCTCCGAATCCCGACCCGAGCCGGGGCCTCTCTTCAGACGAGTGGGCCCAGGATGCTGCACGGCCCGGCCCAttcgcctccgccggccgccgccgccgtcgccgtcgccgacggcggcggcggggagccgcTGGTGGTGACGCTCAACTGCCTGGAGGACCCGTCGATGGAGCAGGAGGTGctcgcgggggcggcggcggtggagcacgCCCCGCTCTCCGCGCTTTCATCCGGGCgcgtcgaggccgccgccgccgtgctcctcaCCTCGCTCGCGTTCCTCCCGCGCGCCGCGCAGCGGCGGCTCCGCCCCTGGCAGCTGATCCTCTGTCTCGGTTCCCCCGACCgcgccgcggacgccgccgtggccgcggaGCTCGGGCTCCGCCTGGTCCACGTCGACGCCAACCGCGCCGAGGAGGTAGCCGACACCGTCATGGCGCtcttcctcggcctcctccgccgcacccacATGCTGTCCCGCCACGCCTCCTCCTactccgcgccgcccgccgggtGGCTCGGCTCCGTCCAGCCGCTCTGCCGCGGAATGCGGCGCTGCCGTGGGCTAGTGCTTGGTATCGTCGGGGTCAACGCCGCCGCGCGATGCCTCGCCACCCGCAGCCTCGCGTTCAGTATGAGCGTGCTCTACTTCGATCCGCTCCATGAGGTACCTGATCCGCCACTTATTCAGTATTCACCACAAAATCTTCCGATCTAGACTTGCAGGTTCACTGCTGTCACCTGTCAGCACTGTGGTTCTAGCATTTGACAGTCAGTGCATGGCGCGCATTGTTGGCTTATGTGATTTGAAAACTTCATAAGTGGCCTTTGCGCGAGTAGTAGATGATCTGTTTGCTAGTTTTCCTGCGTTGGTTCCATTTATTGGTGATCAGATTTTTGGCATTTAGTGTGTTATGTAGCTTATGTAGCACTACTTGAACTTCAACTCTGTTCATCTGTTGGCTATGATTATATTGTGCTTCACGGGAAAATATAATTTCATCCAAACCAGTCTCTTTTGGGGCTCTACTAACTTCAATTTCAACACAAAGAAACAGGAGAAAGTACAGATATATTTGAAAGATCATGATACTGTTCATTGCTTGTTAGTGTTGACTGATCTCTATTCCAACACTTGTGAATCAAAACACCCAATTCTTTCCTTTCACAATACATTGATTGGTGGAGTTATTAAGTATTCATTTCGGTTATTATATACTTAGATATGCTCATTTCTGGTGCCTAGTACCAGAAATTTTATTGCTCGCTTGGATAAGTTTCCATGTGTTCCTTAATTTAGTCATAGAACACATTTCAACCTTGTAACAAGGTTATCCTGGTTGATTTCTGACTGTTAAATATATTTGGTAAAGGCTAATGGGAAAACAAAGCGGCCTTCTATTTTATTTCCTTCTGCTGCCAGAAGAATGGATACTCTCAATGATTTATTGACAGCAAGTGATCTTGTTTCACTTCACTGTGCGTTAACAAATGATACAACACATATACTCAATGCCGAGCGTCTGCAGCACATAAAACCTGGTAATGTAGATCCTTTCCAGTTTCCTTTTCAtgttttccctttcttttcgGTATTACCATGCTTGCTGTAGTATGAATCTGTTTATCTGTTTTCTCTGTGCATGCTATATCACATTCTGGTTTTGAGCCTTGCAGGAGCTTTCATAGTCAATACCGGTAGCTGTCAACTGATAGATGACTGTGCACTCAAACAACTCTTAATTGATGGCACTATAGCTGGGTGCGCATTGGATGGTGCTGAAGGTCCACAATGGATGGAAGCATGGGTATGGAACTCAGGGCACAATTGAATTTGAGTCAAATGGGATTTGAGATTAAAACAACCAAAATGCTATCTGTGGTCAAGCGACATCATTCTAAAGAATGATGTACCCTTTGTTTTAGTACGCCTAAGGGAGGATTTCATCCATGTAGCATTTTGTCATGGCACATCGTTCATTTTCAAATTCAATCTATTTGATGTGTGCTCTTTGTGTAACATAAATGGAAATAGGAACATGCAAATGAAGTATTGACATGGAAATTTGGCTTTTTAATGAAAGTATTTTGAGTTCATAAGGAGGAACAGAAAATACAACACTAGTCATCCTGTTTATTTGTTCCAAAAGATCAACAACTGATACTCTTCTATTTTCTTGATGTATTCTGTCGTTCAGCATGATGATTAAACTAGAGAATGATCAATGTCATTGATTATACTTTTACTGCTCACTCACAGGTGCGTGAGATGCCGAATGTATTAATTCTTCCTCGAAGTGCAGATTACAGTGAAGAAGTGTGGATTGAAATCAGAGAAAAGGCACTCGCAATATTGCAATCCTTTTTCTATGATGGTGTTGTTCCAAACAATGCTctttc
The sequence above is drawn from the Oryza glaberrima chromosome 10, OglaRS2, whole genome shotgun sequence genome and encodes:
- the LOC127786378 gene encoding C-terminal binding protein AN-like; protein product: MLHGPAHSPPPAAAAVAVADGGGGEPLVVTLNCLEDPSMEQEVLAGAAAVEHAPLSALSSGRVEAAAAVLLTSLAFLPRAAQRRLRPWQLILCLGSPDRAADAAVAAELGLRLVHVDANRAEEVADTVMALFLGLLRRTHMLSRHASSYSAPPAGWLGSVQPLCRGMRRCRGLVLGIVGVNAAARCLATRSLAFSMSVLYFDPLHEANGKTKRPSILFPSAARRMDTLNDLLTASDLVSLHCALTNDTTHILNAERLQHIKPGAFIVNTGSCQLIDDCALKQLLIDGTIAGCALDGAEGPQWMEAWVREMPNVLILPRSADYSEEVWIEIREKALAILQSFFYDGVVPNNALSDDDEEITEAGCEDDQLAKQAKEQVCDGGQQTDESQLTLECDKRRAISHSEEPQASGQSQNRENVVPRSEGRRSRSGKKGKKRPARRKSQQKRDELLSTLEGGSNYSSRMDDDTVTSGKDQVLSSSSRFASPEDCKTKLRSSAEFPMEIISENKLTEGLSIKPLERLKDGFVVALRTRDNSGFHVARERVAGGGWYLDVVSKATKRDPAAQFLITFRNKDTMGLRSFVAGGKLLQVNKTMELVFASYSFDVWESWTLEGSLLDCCKLVNRKIPSVVLEVYIEILAAVSEEDGVTRWLD